From Camelus dromedarius isolate mCamDro1 chromosome X, mCamDro1.pat, whole genome shotgun sequence, one genomic window encodes:
- the GPR50 gene encoding melatonin-related receptor yields MGPPTLAVPTPYGCIGCKLPQPDYPPALIIFMFCAMVITIVVDLIGNSMVILAVSKNKKLRNSGNIFVVSLSVADMLVAIYPYPLMLHAMAIGGWDLSQLQCQMVGFITGLSVVGSIFNIVAIAINRYCYICHSLQYERIFSVRNTCIYLVVTWIMTLLAVLPNMYIGTIEYDPRTYTCIFNYVNNPIFAVTIVCIHFVLPLLIVGFCYVRIWTKVLAARDPAGQNPNHQLAEVRNFLTMFVIFLLFAVCWCPINALTVLVAVSPKETAGKIPSWLYLAAYFTAYFNSCLNAVIYGLLNENFRREYWTIFHAMRHPILFLSSLITDVREMREARALARARARARDQARDQAREQDHAHASPAVEEVPMNVRNVPLPGDAAAGQPERASDHPKLASGHPKPASGHSRSASAHRKSASGHHKSVFSHSKPASGHSKSASGHPKSATVYPKPASVHFKADSVHFKPASVHFKADSVHFKPSSSHPKPVTGSHSKAAFSPATSHPKPTTGHTKPATTHPEPATADSLEPVATSHPEPVIAGQPEPTAADHPELTASCHPETTAAGHLECDVTDLSEPASSPASESSEPVASLLEPATATAPLDPTVVTTATNDYHEVVVIDVEADSDEMAV; encoded by the exons ATGGGGCCTCCTACTCTAGCCGTTCCCACCCCATATGGCTGTATTGGCTGTAAGCTGCCACAGCCAGACTACCCACCGGCTCTAATCATCTTTATGTTCTGCGCAATGGTTATCACCATCGTCGTAGACCTGATTGGCAACTCCATGGTCATTTTGGCTGTGTCGAAGAACAAGAAGCTCCGAAATTCCG GCAACATCTTCGTGGTTAGCCTCTCCGTGGCCGACATGCTGGTGGCCATCTACCCCTATCCTCTGATGCTGCATGCCATGGCTATTGGGGGCTGGGATCTGAGCCAGTTACAGTGCCAGATGGTTGGATTCATCACAGGGCTGAGTGTGGTCGGTTCTATCTTCAATATTGTGGCAATCGCCATCAACCGTTATTGCTACATCTGTCACAGCCTCCAGTACGAGCGGATCTTCAGTGTGCGCAATACCTGCATTTACCTGGTCGTCACCTGGATCATGACCCTCCTGGCTGTCCTGCCCAACATGTACATTGGTACCATCGAGTATGATCCTCGCACCTATACCTGCATCTTCAACTATGTGAACAACCCCATCTTTGCTGTGACCATCGTCTGCATCCACTTTGTCCTCCCTCTGCTCATCGTGGGTTTCTGCTACGTGAGGATCTGGACCAAAGTGCTGGCAGCCCGTGACCCGGCTGGGCAAAATCCCAACCACCAGCTTGCTGAGGTTCGCAATTTTCTAACCATGTTTGTGATCTTCCTCCTCTTTGCAGTGTGCTGGTGCCCTATTAACGCGCTCACTGTCTTGGTGGCTGTCAGTCCGAAGGAGACGGCAGGCAAGATCCCCAGCTGGCTTTATCTTGCAGCCTACTTCACAGCCTACTTCAACAGCTGCCTCAACGCTGTGATCTACGGGCTCCTCAATGAGAATTTCCGAAGAGAATACTGGACCATCTTCCATGCTATGCGGCATCCTATCCtgttcctctccagcctcatcactGACGTTCGTGAGATGCGGGAGGCCCGTGCCCTTGCCCGTGCCCGTGCCCGTGCCCGCGACCAAGCCCGCGACCAAGCCCGCGAACAAGACCATGCCCATGCCAGTCCTGCTGTGGAGGAAGTGCCAATGAACGTCCGGAATGTTCCACTACCTGGTGATGCTGCAGCTGGCCAACCTGAACGTGCCTCTGACCACCCCAAGCTAGCGTCTGGCCACCCCAAGCCGGCCTCTGGCCACTCCAGGTCTGCCTCTGCCCACCGCAAATCTGCCTCTGGTCACCACAAGTCTGTCTTTAGCCACTCCAAGCCTGCTTCTGGCCATTCCAAGTCTGCCTCTGGTCACCCCAAGTCTGCCACTGTCTACCCTAAACCTGCCTCTGTCCATTTCAAGGCTGACTCTGTCCATTTCAAGCCTGCGTCTGTCCATTTCAAGGCTGATTCTGTCCATTTCAAGCCTTCCTCCAGCCACCCCAAGCCTGTCACTGGCAGCCATTCCAAAGCTGCCTTCAGCCCTGCCACCAGCCACCCTAAACCCACCACTGGTCACACCAAGCCTGCTACCACCCACCCTGAGCCTGCCACTGCTGACTCTCTTGAGCCTGTTGCCACCAGCCACCCTGAGCCTGTCATCGCTGGCCAGCCTGAGCCCACCGCTGCTGACCATCCTGAGCTCACTGCCTCCTGCCACCCTGAGACCACTGCTGCTGGCCACCTAGAGTGTGATGTcactgacctctctgagcctgcttcCAGCCCTGCCAGTGAGTCCTCTGAGCCTGTTGCCAGCCTGTTGGAGCCTGCCACTGCTACTGCCCCTCTTGACCCCACTGTGGTCACCACTGCCACCAATGATTACCATGAGGTTGTGGTTATTGATGTTGAAGCTGATTCTGATGAAATGGCCGTGTGA